In a genomic window of Quercus lobata isolate SW786 chromosome 4, ValleyOak3.0 Primary Assembly, whole genome shotgun sequence:
- the LOC115987760 gene encoding serine/threonine-protein kinase-like protein CCR4 — protein sequence MSISHNFLSNINMGKHQVDPKFVANNSDPGSPTISEERSQSLVDYSFFPSDKSEFGSCSRIWNETNPDDFSVSISTLFPANNSNSDANSDSNETPPRLCHYSNSIVSFFSPARSQTDSSSENYEIIIPNPSITTPSSFSHFFPLPNGQTSLSIPLIFPPTMTETETEESCSESNKTPRAEAQFSCSIVSLFPPARSQTDSSSCENYEIIPTDHSISASPKRTIRTAIFKHLTEFLKPKSNNSLKFSHTKKNSILSAFSAAIDLINIIHSKQFPLQMLLKATNNFSKDNKIETRSSGSAYRAILSDGREVAVKRKDNDHAFQCELKTLSRLNHSNLIRLLGYCKDRNVRILVYKYMKNGTLYDHLHELKSTPLMSWATRIKVALDAARGIEYLHVYAVPPIIHRNIKSSNILLDATWTAKVSDFSLSEEAPDDEKSHHWSDDNYPVVGTIGYMDPEYFVLQKLSTKIDVYSFGVVLLEMLSGYKAVHYLENGERRTLVDFVVPYIVRHEIHKVLDPKVAPPTPFEMEALAYVGFLALVCVSLRGQDRPSMTEIVNSLKSALDTCRSEW from the exons ATGTCAATTTCCCATAATTTTTTGTCCAATATCAATATGGGGAAGCACCAAGTTGATCCAA AATTTGTTGCCAACAACTCGGACCCTGGTAGTCCTACAATCAGTGAAGAAAGAAGTCAATCACTAGTAGACTACTCATTTTTCCCATCAGACAAGTCGGAGTTTGGTAGTTGCAGTCGGATATGGAATGAAACAAATCCAGACGACTTCTCTGTCTCCATTTCAACACTATTCCCAGCCAACAACTCTAACAGTGACGCTAATTCAGATTCAAATGAAACACCTCCAAGATTATGTCATTATTCCAATTCCATAGTATCATTCTTCTCACCTGCCAGGTCTCAAACAGACAGTAGTTCCGAAAATTATGAGATAATAATTCCAAATCCTTCCATTACAACACCCTcctcattttctcacttttttccACTACCTAATGGACAAACAAGTCTTTCCATTCCGTTAATCTTCCCACCCACCATGACTGAGACTGAAACAGAAGAAAGTTGTTCAGAATCTAACAAAACACCTCGTGCAGAAGCACAATTCTCTTGTTCCATAGTGTCACTCTTCCCACCAGCCAGGTCTCAAACAGACAGTAGTAGTtgtgaaaattatgaaataattccCACTGATCATTCCATATCAGCAAGCCCTAAACGAACAATCCGAACAGCTATCTTCAAACACTTGACTGAGTTTCTTAAGCCAAAAAGCAATAATAGTCTAAAATTctctcataccaaaaaaaattccatactGTCAGCGTTTTCCGCAGCCATAGACTTGATCAATATTATTCATAGCAAACAATTTCCTTTGCAAATGCTACTTAAAGCCACTAACAACTTCTCAAAAGATAACAAGATTGAAACACGTAGCTCTGGTTCCGCCTACCGTGCCATTTTAAGTGATGGCCGAGAAGTGGCCGTTAAGCGCAAGGACAATGACCATGCTTTCCAATGTGAATTGAAAACTTTGTCCCGCCTCAATCACAGTAATCTTATTCGCTTGTTGGGATATTGTAAGGATAGAAACGTACGCATATTGGTCTACAAGTACATGAAAAATGGGACCCTTTATGATCATCTTCATGAGCTAAAAAGTACTCCTCTAATGTCATGGGCAACTCGGATTAAGGTGGCACTAGACGCAGCTAGAGGCATTGAGTACCTACACGTGTATGCAGTACCACCAATCATACACCGCAATATCAAGTCGTCTAACATATTACTAGATGCCACATGGACTGCAAAGGTGTCTGATTTCAGCCTATCTGAGGAGGCTCCAGATGATGAAAAGTCACACCATTGGTCTGATGACAATTATCCGGTGGTGGGCACCATTGGTTACATGGACCCCGAGTACTTTGTTCTTCAAAAGTTGTCGACCAAAATTGATGTGTACAGCTTTGGAGTAGTATTGCTAGAAATGTTGTCTGGGTACAAGGCAGTTCATTACCTTGAAAATGGTGAGCGTCGGACTTTAGTTGATTTTGTAGTGCCATACATTGTCCGGCATGAAATTCACAAGGTTTTGGACCCAAAAGTAGCACCACCTACCCCATTTGAAATGGAGGCACTAGCATATGTTGGGTTCCTAGCATTGGTTTGTGTAAGTCTAAGAGGTCAAGATCGCCCCTCAATGACTGAGATTGTAAATAGCCTAAAAAGTGCTTTGGACACCTGTAGATCTGAATGGTGA